A genomic window from Lotus japonicus ecotype B-129 chromosome 1, LjGifu_v1.2 includes:
- the LOC130728738 gene encoding uncharacterized protein LOC130728738 isoform X2, protein MSSHMTTHVPPSQSTSSTYVPPTQSTPSTNVPPTPNVVQDCTNVSPTQSTPSTNVQDSTNVSPSENGSNDCKPTFNLDGEGFLPSHPAANAITDIFRSYYNEPWPTWRKIPENRRTMMFGEFMKYSVCPPDAIWARNNFESRGQKLMKDSLSKAHRDQKKPRWLGDHVWNGLCDHWETPKFKEKSVKAKANRASDREGFGGTLHIGGSITTSQHRDNLMKKNGFNPSPLDLFRSTHQRKDGTFVDKKSEHVDGAYVREMEDRTQRASEQNLPPPSELDVWRDVAGMKKGRIYGLGLESTVINKQYHGSCSSSSEWVRRSEFDQLRNTIMEETQRMVKQMMEERMQQPPMPTPRGVRN, encoded by the exons ATGTCATCACATATGACAACTCATGTCCCACCAagtcaatcaacttcttctaCATATGTCCCACCAACTCAATCAACTCCTTCCACTAATGTCCCACCAACTCCTAATGTGGTACAAGATTGCACTAATGTCTCACCAACTCAATCAACTCCTTCCACCAATGTACAAGATTCCACCAATGTCTCACCATCTGAAAATGGATCAAATGATTGCAAACCTACATTCAACCTTGATGGAGAAGG GTTTTTACCTTCGCATCCTGCTGCTAATGCCATCACTGATATCTTTCGAAGTTATTATAATGAACCATGGCCAACATGGAGGAAGATACCAGAAAATAGGAGAACTATGATGTTTGGAGAGTTCATG AAATACTCTGTTTGTCCACCTGATGCTATATGGGCTAGAAATAACTTTGAATCTCGAGGTCAAAAACTGATGAAAGATAGTTTGAGTAAGGCTCATAGAGATCAGAAGAAGCCAAGGTGGCTTGGAGATCATGTATGGAATGGGCTATGTGATCATTGGGAAACTCCGAAGTTCAAGGAGAAAAGTGTCAAAGCAAAGGCAAATCGGGCATCTGATCGTGAAGGATTTGGAGGGACCCTTCACATTGGTGGCTCTATCACAACATCTCAACATAGAGACAATTTG ATGAAGAAAAATGGATTCAACCCTTCTCCACTAGACTTGTTTCGCTCTACACATCAACGCAAGGATGGTACATTTGTGGACAAGAAATCAGAGCATGTAGAT GGTGCATATGTGCGTGAAATGGAAGATAGGACGCAAAGAGCATCTGAGCAAAATCTTCCTCCGCCAAGTGAGCTAGATGTGTGGCGTGATGTGGCTGGCATGAAAAAGGGTAGAATATATGGGTTGGGATTGGAGTCCACTGTTATCAATAAACAATATCATGGCTCATGTTCTTCATCATCTGAATGGGTAAGAAGATCAGAATTTGATCAATTGAGAAACACTATTATGGAGGAGACTCAAAGAATGGTAAAACAAATGATGGAAGAAAGGATGCAACAACCACCAATGCCAACCCCAAGAGGAGTTAGAAACTGA
- the LOC130728738 gene encoding uncharacterized protein LOC130728738 isoform X1 yields MSSHMTTHVPPSQSTSSTYVPPTQSTPSTNVPPTPNVVQDCTNVSPTQSTPSTNVQDSTNVSPSENGSNDCKPTFNLDGEGFLPSHPAANAITDIFRSYYNEPWPTWRKIPENRRTMMFGEFMKKYSVCPPDAIWARNNFESRGQKLMKDSLSKAHRDQKKPRWLGDHVWNGLCDHWETPKFKEKSVKAKANRASDREGFGGTLHIGGSITTSQHRDNLMKKNGFNPSPLDLFRSTHQRKDGTFVDKKSEHVDGAYVREMEDRTQRASEQNLPPPSELDVWRDVAGMKKGRIYGLGLESTVINKQYHGSCSSSSEWVRRSEFDQLRNTIMEETQRMVKQMMEERMQQPPMPTPRGVRN; encoded by the exons ATGTCATCACATATGACAACTCATGTCCCACCAagtcaatcaacttcttctaCATATGTCCCACCAACTCAATCAACTCCTTCCACTAATGTCCCACCAACTCCTAATGTGGTACAAGATTGCACTAATGTCTCACCAACTCAATCAACTCCTTCCACCAATGTACAAGATTCCACCAATGTCTCACCATCTGAAAATGGATCAAATGATTGCAAACCTACATTCAACCTTGATGGAGAAGG GTTTTTACCTTCGCATCCTGCTGCTAATGCCATCACTGATATCTTTCGAAGTTATTATAATGAACCATGGCCAACATGGAGGAAGATACCAGAAAATAGGAGAACTATGATGTTTGGAGAGTTCATG AAGAAATACTCTGTTTGTCCACCTGATGCTATATGGGCTAGAAATAACTTTGAATCTCGAGGTCAAAAACTGATGAAAGATAGTTTGAGTAAGGCTCATAGAGATCAGAAGAAGCCAAGGTGGCTTGGAGATCATGTATGGAATGGGCTATGTGATCATTGGGAAACTCCGAAGTTCAAGGAGAAAAGTGTCAAAGCAAAGGCAAATCGGGCATCTGATCGTGAAGGATTTGGAGGGACCCTTCACATTGGTGGCTCTATCACAACATCTCAACATAGAGACAATTTG ATGAAGAAAAATGGATTCAACCCTTCTCCACTAGACTTGTTTCGCTCTACACATCAACGCAAGGATGGTACATTTGTGGACAAGAAATCAGAGCATGTAGAT GGTGCATATGTGCGTGAAATGGAAGATAGGACGCAAAGAGCATCTGAGCAAAATCTTCCTCCGCCAAGTGAGCTAGATGTGTGGCGTGATGTGGCTGGCATGAAAAAGGGTAGAATATATGGGTTGGGATTGGAGTCCACTGTTATCAATAAACAATATCATGGCTCATGTTCTTCATCATCTGAATGGGTAAGAAGATCAGAATTTGATCAATTGAGAAACACTATTATGGAGGAGACTCAAAGAATGGTAAAACAAATGATGGAAGAAAGGATGCAACAACCACCAATGCCAACCCCAAGAGGAGTTAGAAACTGA